DNA sequence from the Urocitellus parryii isolate mUroPar1 chromosome 12, mUroPar1.hap1, whole genome shotgun sequence genome:
GGCTGGAGTTGTGGGCAGCAGTCCATGTCACACTGTGGACATGTGACCATTGTTTTTCAGATAAGGCTGAACCTAATATTTCCAGGGCTTAACCTATCAATAGTATCACCTCTAGAAGAAACTTATGGGACTTTGCAGTTAGTATGTCATTCTGAAAATGGTTTTGTAATttgttatttaagaaataatgtttTGCTATATTAGTAAGTTACTTATTAAAATGAAAGATGTTTTGAAattacttttgtttccttttccacAGAAGAACATAACTGTTGAAAATGACATAAGAGTAAACAAAGACAATCTTACTGATCTTTATGTTCAGCATGCCATACCGTTGCCTCAGAGGGAATTGCCAAAGAATAGATGGGGGAAaatgatggaaaagaaaagagaacaacaTGAGATAAAAAATGAGCCAAAAAGGTACTTTTTTAGTGGTTCTGGTTTTCGTTTTATCTTATATACCTAAACAATTTTGGTTTTACCTCAGGTAAacttgaagttttttaaaaaaaatctatttcaataaataaataaatattgaataacaACAATTCATTGAACACCAGGCACTGTGCTTTGTGGCAGTGAGTAAAACATAAAATTCCCTACCCACGTATCAATTGGgagaaacataataataaaagtttagtGTGTGGTATGTTACATAGTGACACATCCTAAGAGAAAGGTAAAACAGGAAGAGGAATTGTAATTTTGGCAAAATGACATTTCAGTAGGAAGTACGGAGCAAGCTAGCATTCCAGCAGAATATAAGACCCTGCATTGGAAATGTGTCCAGGAGCAGCAAAGTGTCCATAAGCCTGGAGCAGAGAGAGTAGGAGGCAAGAGGTGTATTAGGGACGACGGGGAAGATTGTCAAATTATGGAAAACTTATAAGACTTGACTTTACTCAGAGATGAGAAACCACTATAGGATTTTGAGCCAGTGACAGGGATAACCCTATCAAGTGACATTTTAACCAGACCACTCTGGCTCCTGTACTATAAAGTGATTTAAGATGGAGCAGTTATAGGGGTAGAAGTTGCCAAATAGGAATCTGCACTGTAATTTTAACAATGGCAGTAGCTTTAACTAAGGTAGTGATTGGGTAGGCTAGGATCTGAATGTATTTAGAAGGTAGAACCAACAGGATTTCTAAATTTTGAGCAAAAAAGACCAGTCAAGTAATATCCTAAGGTCTTTGAACAGTGTAGAAGCAAAGAATGCCATCTCATTTCTGGTACAttgtttaagatttttaaatttcaggaaaaaaaaattatgaaattcacaAGCCAATGACTTTCccccttttaaagaaaattacatttgagTGACCAACATCAGTGGCTACTTAGTGTGAACAAAGTGTTCTAAGATCCCCAAATGATCTTCCCCTGTGACTGTGTTATCACCAGTGGGTGTTATTGTTATATTATTGTCATGGGTGATGCAGTGGGAGATGACAGAGTAGGAGGGCTGGGGTGAGAAGGAATATGTAGTTCTGAGTTGATTAGTGGTTTTAATCTGATTGCCAAGAAAAACTCATGATTGAGATTATTCCCCAAGCATGAGAATACTTTAAGGACACATATGCTCAtagtcattttgaaaaataactgcATGTAAggacttggggtgtagctcagtggcctgACTCAATGTGCAACTCAATgtgcaaggccttgagttcaatctcctctACCTaattgtaaataaatacataaataaatgtacatacaGTCTCAACTTTGATCAGGAACTAGTTCAGATTAAGCATCGTGTTAGCTTGATGATTACATTAAGTACAAGTTGCACTAGTGTTAGCTTCTGCCAGCTATGGGTTACATGGCATATaccttttaatttgcttttttctttttttacttgatATTCAGACAGTATTTTCTGCTTCATCAGCTCTTACAGGCACATTGTCCTAGTAAACATTGGTTACACTTCCCTTCAAAGCAACACATGATAATCCTGCAGTGTCATTTTGGAAATGATCTTTGGCTCTATCTTAAAAATTTATAGTCATTCTTGACTCAGTAAGCATTGAAATTGGAAAGCTCTAAGAGAGATCTTGCAATGTCAAGCAGCATACACGTGGCCCTTGACAGAGATACAGAGAAGTACTATGGCATCCTAAGGTCACGCACAGCTAGAACTAGCTCCCTGGTGCCAAGCTTCTCCAGCTTCAGTGTGCCCCTTGAATCTTAGGTTGAATGTCCCAATGCTGATGAATcctgctctccctctctttcttttctataatGGCATTGAGCAAACACTGAACTTATTTTTCCATCATctacaaaatgaaactgaatggTGACCTAAGGATTGGTGAGTGGCCATTTACCTAGGAATCTcattaaaatactgattttaagACTTATTCAGTAGTTCAGTGTGAGTCCCTGGATTCTGTGTTTCTTATAAGCTCCCAAGATGGCACTCATGTTGTGGATCCTTGAATAGCACTTTGGGGAAGTTAAAGAGTTTTGCTGGTAACTCACTGCTCaatttcttttaacatatttaaggttttttttttattaaataaatctgCTATATAATGTGAGTTAAATAAGTGCATTTACCTTtactattaaaatgtaaattagagggctggggttgtggctcagcagtagagcacttgcctagcatgtgtgaggccctgggtttgattctcagcaccacataaaataaaataaaggtctactgacaactaaaaaaatgtttaataaaataaaatataaattagattttgaaaagcaaaacatGAAGACTCTTGCCAAAGCTTATGATTAAAATTGTACAAATATTACTGTGGCCCTACAGGCTTAGTAATAGGAATAAGAATGTTCTTCATTGTTTGTGGGGTGCCATTGTGGTAGTCTTCATATAGCTTTTGAAATAATAGCATTGCAGTTATGTGGTCAATATAACTTTGTCAGTAATTTGTTTGGAAATTCTGTTTTAAGGGCTAGTGTTAGATgtttaattgttgttttaaaaatagctgcATCTTTTGTATTTGTTAAATCTAACTGAATTTCTTGAAATACTTAATGCTTTAAAACAGAgcactataaaattattttttagagtgAATACAAAATTTCATTTCCAGTAGTCCCACATACATTTGTCTTATCAGTAGTCttgttggttatttatttatttatttttaactttgaattcCAGTGAACTGGTTTGCCATCCCACATAGTATTTTTCAAAAGCGCTTCTCTTTGATTTCAGGAGTAGCACTGTAGATGGGTTAAGGAAAAGGCCTCTCATTGTATTTGATGGAAGCTCAACAAGTACAAGCATAAAAGTAAGAAAGACAGAGAATGGAGACAATGATCGTAATGCCTTTCGAAAATTATCAAATTCCTCTTCAAGTGTTTCACCCCTAATTTTGTCTTCCAATTTGCCTACGAACGATAAATCGGAACACAATAATAATGACACTAAGCAGAACCATGACTTAATGCATAGAAAAAGTCCTTCAGGCACTATGAAGTCACCACCTTTGTCCCCTGTTGGAACTACTCCTGTGAAGTTAAAGCGAGCTGCTCCTAAAGAAGAAACAGAGGCTGCAGTAAGTATGGGGTGGTTTCTGTGTCAGTAAGGGGTGTGACCAAAGCCTGAGCAGTTCCTTTATAGCCTTACTAGCCCACTGATGCTGCTTGATCCTCTTGAACCCTTTATCTCCTGTCCTATTTTCCTATCTCATCACTTATATGTTGGAACCCGGGAGTTTTAAAatccattgttattttttaaagttattattatatgccttatttttaaatctagtatttttaaaggttccttcaatttatttgtttaaaaggtatatatggagagcattaggcactttttctagatttttctcaTCAGTTTTTTCACTATCTTGGAACTAAAAGGAGAGAGTACTCCTTTATTAGTAAAGCTCAGAATGCTAAGTAATTTATCCAGggtaatatatttgttaaatagcATTTGGACCCTGACCTCAGGTCTGTTTGTACTTACCTTGAAATCACATAAGAATCTCTTTATAATTCCTAATGGTTTTCCCTACCCCTCAAGTGTATCTAACTTTGGACAGTTAGGAAGTTTGGGAGAATCTGTCATGTGTGCTCTCATTGTCTTTCCTTAGACTCCTCAGAAAagtgattttatcttttaaacaCCTAGCAGTTTTATAGCTATTATTCCTGTAGTATACTTTGGCTTTATTATCATCTTCTAATGTCAGAGGGATTGAAACTCAAGAATAGTTTAGATATTCTGAAATATAGACCCTGGAAAAAGAAAGTTACTTAACCAGCATTTACTTATTCATTGAATCTTGTCAGCAATCCCGTGAAGTAAGCACTGTTGTTATCCCCTTTTCACAGTCAAGGATACAGAAGTTTAGAGAATTTAAATAAACTTGTCCAGGGTTCCAGAGTTAGAAAGTGGGCAAACTGCAATTTGACCCCAGGTCTGCTTGATCCCAAGGCCCATGCTTAGGACACCAAGCTGCTTCCTTACTTATTTACCCACATttgtgggagaggaggagggtgtGGGGTGAGAATTGGAAGAGTAAATCGTGCAGTAAGGAGTGAGccttgaggattttttttccccaggctcTTATCCAAAGGAATTTTCCTCTTTCAGAGGTATGAGGTAGctttaaatgataaatgttttcttGAATTATTCATGTTTCCCACTGCTTTTGAACTCTGAAGTTGGGGAGGACATTGACTAGGCAAGGAGGAAGTGGGTCTGGACTAGCTGTCAGTGGTTCTCAGCTCTGCCTTGTTGGGATCACCTAAGGAGctaccaaaaaaatgaaagaagtgagAGCCTCATCTCTACCTTGATGGATTCATTGGTTTTGAGATAAGGATCATGCTTAGGCATATTTTTAAGTGCTCTTGGTTATTCTGATGTGCAAACATTGGAAAACCATAGTCTTGGAGACCTATTTTTTCCTAATGtcttgagctacattcccaccaGATGGCAGCAGCGACCTTCCATTAGTACCTTAATAACCCTTGGTGCTTTAGTGTTTCTTTAGCTGTTCTGAGACATTTCTGTAGGTATCAATTGGTTTCTGTTCATGTCTTTTTAGAATAACCTGAAGCCCCCAGAAACGAAGAGGAAGATACAACATGTTACATGGCCGTGAAGGGAAGTTtccaaaaatgtaaatataactgTAATTGTAGTTTTTCAAACAAGTTCACATATATTGACACTATTTACAAAAATCCTGATTATTGTGGAATTTTCCTAAGAGGTTcaaaacaggttaaaaaaaatagtcattctttCTCACCTTttatcccttccttcctttttaaaatttgtctttcatATCCTGATtatgaaagaatttcttttttaaaataatggcttAATATGTGTCATTTATGTTGACCCTGGTCAGATTATTAGCTGCAAATCTGGCACAAAGCAtctaatgacttttaaaaattgttctcatTAGTCTCTTTAAGAGTCTTTGGGGacatttgaggattttttttaattcatatattgatttatcatttttattaatttcttttcccAAGCTGAAGCATATAACAATTCATTACAGTATTTTAGTAAATATTACCACACTTGTCCTCAAGGATTCACTAAGAAAAGAATCTTGGTGGTACTGTTGGAAACTAtttcatatatacaaataaaatagctGTTCTTCAGTTGTTACATTGCTTCTtcccataaaaatcaaaagggaagTCAGTACTTGCTATTGCTTCTTCCCTTGAAGCATAATAGAATTGATTGATTATAAGCTGACTGGTCGGTCCATCCCTTAGAATGTTCTTATCATGCAACAGTCCTGCCTACTCTTTTCATAATCAGTCAATGATCTCACTCTGTGAGTTCAGCCATTACTTCCTCCTGGGagcttaatctttttaaaattaagttcatttaaaaatctgtagGCTGAATAATCATGTTAGAGGTGGTACTTGATGGGAAAATGTTTAGAGAATAGGGAGGGGCATAAAATTCTAGAACTTAGGAGAGTCCAGAAAGTAAGGCAATAAGGGTGGGGGGGGATCAGTGTGCTCTGGAGTAGGCAGTGTAGGGGCTATTGACGGCAGAATTCACTGTAGAGTGCAGCACAGGAAAAATGGGCTCCTAGCTGGATGGGCTGCATGTAGTATAATATGGCTGTCCCATGCAGAATCTAcaagtttcttttgttgttgttttttgttttaatttttgtttgagtAGTATCACTCCAATTGTGTAATGAAAGACAGTGAGAAAATAGGTTTATGTCATGTTCATGGATTCAGGTGTCTACTTTTTTGCTATATATTTCTAACCAAGAGCAAAGGTTACTTTGCGCTTTTTTTCCTTGTATGATTGATCTTCAAATTGGGGTTTACCTTTTTCAATATGCTTTTAGAGGAGCCTCATTACTCTTGATTTGTTAAACCAAGCATTTTAGTTCAGCTATTAAATAGCCTTACAAAAAAACTAATTCAGCCTTGCAGGTAAGTACTGTACTAAGACTTTAATTCTATAGTTTTAACCATTCTGCCTTTACTCCAGACTGCAAATCTGTACGTGTAAGACAAAATTGATATGTACTAAGTGTGGCATAAATTGTTGATGTTACAGtaaatttttgaatatattattatcTGCAGGgctgatatatacatatacatacatatatatatattattgggaACTGTGATCCTATGCGTAAATATATATTAAGGGAGATTTAAAGTACAGATTTTAGGGTAGAAtgacaaattatattttctattcagTTGTCCCCTCTGCCTCCACCTGTATTTCTCTCTTAGTTAAGAGAGTTAGCCATTTGACGATTTTAAGTCAGTGGGAACTTTTTTTTAGTTACtcagtgaaattaatttttaatttgtatatttaacttacAGAGTAGGTTGGTAATAACAGCTGAACTGTGTAACATTGTTGCTTCAAATTGAAGTTTATATTATGAACATTCAGAATCAGTGCTCATATAGCAGCATATTATTGAGCTATTTTGAGTTTGAAAGGTGAAGTGCTAAACCATGCCCTATGTATTACATACTCCCACCATCTTAGAGCGCTGTGCCATCTGAAGGTATATGGatagagcttgtctcaaaatgacTTTCTCCACATAACGAAGCTTGCCGAATGCTGGGAATCAGGAGCCAGCAGCACTGGGAGTCTAATTTTGAAGTGATATTTTGGTTTGCTTAACAGTTTAGGAGGACTTGATTTGAATGGTGTACaactttagaataatttttacttGCTATGGTGGGTTGATAGTGTTGCTTTTGATTCTGTATTCCAACAAAGCCAGATTTTATTGTTGGGTTAGGCAAACTAATGGCATTGGAGTCAATGGGTGCCTTGAGAGGTATGGTAAGAGGCACCACTTCTGCCATCAGCAGGTGGGCCttgctgtttttttccccctctctcatTTTGTTCCCTGTTTTCTTCTGCTCTTCTGTCCCAAatggtttctttcttccattcatGTCCTTTCTGAGATCCTAAGCTTTAGGCTTATTTTGCAAGTCATATTGCTTAGCCCTACCTGTTCACTAAGGGGCAAAGATAGGCTGACCCCAGTCCTTTTGCACTTAAGGGATCATAGACTGCATGTGAATTCTGCAGTCTCGAGACCCTGCAGCTCCAGGGCACTAACTTGCTTCCTAGTGGTTGTAAAGGCACTACAGTTTTCCAAACTAGCCTTATTAATCTAGACAGCTACCAGGCGCCTTGGAAAGTTGGTTTGCTACTACTACTATGAGGCTATATTTGCTAGTGTTAAAATTCTTcagaattgaaatttttatttgaaataatattttgattgaCTTAAGTTTTGAGAGAGAATTCTAAAACTGATCTAGAGACTCATTCAATagcaatgacttttaaaaaacttacatTAAGTAAAACTGCCAGTAGAGtaaatcatatatgtatgtaagaGCTTCCTCTATTTACTACTGTGGAACTTCAGTAATTTTTAGAGGCTACCAAATggtcaaaatgtttttaagtgtGCTCTTTTATTAAATGCTTGTGCAAGTTTTGTAATTCAGTACAGAAAAGTTTGACCTTGTTATGTACATTTTTGTATGTAAAAAGTCTTTTAAGTAgccttattatttaaataaactgaGTAAAACTATCTTGAGTAGATCTgtcattcataaaaaataaaatgaaaaaatagtgaCTCATCTTCATTTGAGTAAACTAAATGGaaagtgttgtttttttattgtataaCCTTCTCTAAGTGGAAGCTTAGAGTAGTCAGGTTTTGGGGGATATCATGGTGCTATAGAGACTGATGTGTTGATTGCCACTATGCcctgaaagagaaagaagttccCAAACCTTCCCATGTAATAAGTTTTCCTATCAAAATGGGGCAAACCAGAGATTCAAGTAAGAGATTGTGTTGTGGtgacctaaaaaatgaaaaccactgACTTTTAAACTGGTATCAGTGTTGTTATATATGAAGACTAAAGCTCTAAAGAAACTTGGAAAAATCTCAGGTAATTTTCTGTTTTGGGTCTTAAAAAGTAGatctttcattcttttgtatggaCTGAAGAAACAAAATCCATTTAGATTATTAAGTGCAGTTTACTAACTAAAGTGCTAtactcttataatttttaataatttgattatcttttagaataaaaaataaaaatgtgaattgcCTACGTATTTTAAGGGCCTACTGTTCAAGATATTAGCAGTGAACAAGGCAGATTAAGTTTCTATTCTCATGGAGAAAGCAAACAAGTGAACAGTGAAATAATGGATAATTGTaatgatggaaagaaaataataaaacagggcCATGAAATGGTGAGGGTTAAGGAAGGTAGGGTGAGGAGCTGCTGTGAATATTGTGGTTAGAAAAGGTTTCTTGGAGGAGAAGACACATTAAGGGGAGAATGGCTGAGGGACAGCTATGGAAACTTCCAGGAAAAGCATCATTCACGTGGTCAGTTTTAGATGGTTGCATATCCTGCTTTGTTCCATTCCTCCTTTCAAAGGTGGAGTCTATTTCCTACCACTTGTGTATGGACAGGCCATAACTCTCTTTGGTCAAATGAGTACTCATACTTTCACATTTGGACCCCTGCTGCAACTAGGTGAAAAAGCCCAGGCTTGCCCAACTGGAAATATGTGGCCCAGCCAACAGCCAGCACTAACCACCAGACATGTGACCACTAGTCACCAGTCTCCAGTCTAGCTGCAAGTTGACTGGCTGCATCACTGTCCAGGTGAGATCAGTCTCTGATGATTCACGGAATCAGGGGTAACTAAAACGAAGATTAAGCCAGTTAAGTGTTGAGGGTAATTTGCTGCTCAGTGAGTAGGTGACAGACACCAGACCAGACAAGATGTGGAAGCCCTGAATAGATTTTTCGAAACAGAAAGACTGGTGTGGCCCAAGTCAGTGAAAACAGGGAAGGATGGTATTAACTGAAGTTGGAGAAGTCAGGTGGAAGCCACATTATGTAGACACTTAGATGACCATCCATGACCATCCATGGTGAGTACTTTGAATTTAAGTCTAAGAGCAATTGGCAGCTGTTAACAGCTCAGATTTAACTAAactattcagtttcatttttaaaaagtaagtctaATGAGcctaataagcaaataaaaatcttttttcctcctgtgaagttttttttttttttatctttgtggtAGTTTGAACTAAAACATTGATATTTGTTTGACTCATAGTTAAACCTTTAAGAAACTGTAAAATACTCTACCAGTCATAgaagacaatattttttaaaaatataaaaacactacACCTATAACTTCTATTATGTCCATGCTGCCTTGCTTtataattctttaacttttttaataataaaattcctAGGAGTTTTTCTATATCTCAAACCCAGTTTTTATATTAACATAGTATGGATTATTTgtcaaaaggaattaaaatcaactAAACTCTATACTCTAAactatttccttagtttttacctAGTATCCAATTTCTGTTCAGGATTCTCCCCATAATACCACTTAGTCATCAAGTACCCTTAGACTCCTCTTGGCTGTGACAATTCCTCAGacttttgttgcttttgttgaccttgacagttttgaggaatACTGGTCAGGTAGTTTCTCATGTCCCTCAACTGGGATTTGTCTATGTTCTTCTAATGATTAAATTGGGACTGTGGGTTTGGGGTGAAAACACGGAGGTGAAGTGCTGTTTTCATCACATTATTTTGAGGCTACATACCagaaacataatgttttcaagtttaagTAGTGTTCATCAGGTTTCTCCACTAAGACTTTCCTGTTCTCCTTTTTCTTATTGAGCTCTTTGAGAGGACATCACTTAAGGAGTAGGGAGTTAAGCTGTGTTTTGTTCAAGTATCAAGTATATTTGATTATGTATGGACTCATGGAAACTAACtttatacatttgtttatttaatgctTTTTGCCCCCTCAAATTGTTCTAGCATTGGCCATTAAAAGCTCTTTCAAGTTAGCTCCTGCTCCCTTTGcctcaatgttttcttttgagcACATCCTTACTTTTTGGCACTGTAGAGTGTAGTAGgttcattttgtttactttttgccCAAGTCTTAGGATCAGCCACTTCTCTAAGGAGACTTGGTTCATCTTTGGTTAAAAACCAAGTTCTGGGCACTAGATGTTCTCATTGCTATTGGGGTACCATTGCTTCTAGGCTTTCTCAACTGACAGCAATAGTTGGCCCTGTTACTTTGGGGCTTGTGGCAGAGCAGCACATCTTGGCAAGAGTATGTGGTgaaactgcttacctcatggaGGAAGCAAAGAGACTAGTGTTCCATAGTCCCCTTTGaaggcatgcctccaatgacctagAATCTCCTACTAGGCA
Encoded proteins:
- the C12H2orf49 gene encoding ashwin; translation: MAGDVGGRSCTDSELLLHPELLSQEFLLLTLEQKNITVENDIRVNKDNLTDLYVQHAIPLPQRELPKNRWGKMMEKKREQHEIKNEPKRSSTVDGLRKRPLIVFDGSSTSTSIKVRKTENGDNDRNAFRKLSNSSSSVSPLILSSNLPTNDKSEHNNNDTKQNHDLMHRKSPSGTMKSPPLSPVGTTPVKLKRAAPKEETEAANNLKPPETKRKIQHVTWP